A stretch of DNA from Vulpes lagopus strain Blue_001 chromosome 12, ASM1834538v1, whole genome shotgun sequence:
TGGGCTGGGCAGAGTCGGCCTCCCAGCTGGCACTTGGTAAAGGGAGAGActgtctcctgcctcccctgAGCCCCTCCACTCTCCTTCCAGGGAACATGTGGGCTCAGTCCTGGGTCAACATCTTAGACCTGGTCCTGCCCTTCCCGAAGAAACCCCCTGAGGATATTACGAAGATCATGAAAAGCCAGGTTAGTACACTGCCTCCGTCTGCCCCTGCCTGCTCTGCACCCCCGGGCAGGGCCCCATGTACCCACTCTTCCCCACAGCACTGGAAGCCCTCAAAAATGTTCGAAGAGGCTGAAAAGTTCTTCACCTCCCTGGGGATGCTTTCCACCCCTCCCAGCTTCTGGAAAAACTCGATGATGGAAAGGCCAGCTGACGGGCGAGAGGTGGAATGCCATGCCTCTGCCTGGGACTTTTACAACGGCAGGGACTTCAGGTCTCACCCTGCGTCAGCACCAGCCTCCTGCCCCACTCTCACTCTTCTTCTACTCCAtccactctccctctgtctgcctgtcttGGGAGGTGTGTAAGGAGGGGTGTGAGCAGGACTGGAGCCAGGCAGCGGAGGGGGATGCAAGCTGGCACGTGGTGAGGGGGACCTGGAGTGAGAAGGGACAGCACCCAAGGCCTCGGTGGTCTCCAGCCCAACTACACCAGTCCCTTAATGGAGTCCAAATAGAGAGACCTCCCCTTCTCCCAGGGCCTCCCCATGCTCCTTGACCCCTGCCATTTAACCCTAGGATAAAGAAGTGCACCGAGGTGACCGTAGAAGACCTGCTCTCCATCTTCCACCAGATGGGCCATATCCAGTACTTCCTGCAGTACAGGAACCTCTCTGTGATCTTCCGCGCAGGCGCCAACCCAGCCTTTGAAGAGGCTGTGGGGTCAGTGATCACCCTCTCAGCCTCCTCCCACAAGTACCTGCTCAACAGAGGCCTTCTCAGTCACCAGCACCAAGACTCAGGTGACGGGAACCAAGAGGACCGTAGCAGGGCAACCAAGCCTGAGGCTGCAGCTCCGGCCCTCTGGGCAAGCCTAAAGGGAGGGAGAGCCAGGAGCCACCCCCTGACTGCCCCACCTTCCCCAGAGGAGGAGGTCAATTTCCTGATGAGCGTTGCCCTGGAGAAGATCGCCTTCATCCCTTTCTCCTACCTGATGGACCTGTTCCGCTGGAAGGTCTTTGATGGCACCATCCAGAAGGATGTCTACAACCAGGAGTGGTGGAACCTCAGGTGGGGAGGACGGCTTTCCGGGCAGCTTTAAGGATACTGCCCATTTGCTGTAGGATGCTGTTGCCTCTCCTTGGAGGGCAGTGTTAGGTGTGCCACactggtgacttggggaccatcgGGGGTAGTGTTGGCTGTTTGCTGTCACCAGATAAAAGCGTCCGTACTACAGTGGATAGGGCCAGCATGGGCAATTATGAGGCCTCACGCTGCATCTGGCACCAGCACTGAGCAGACCTCTTCACCTCTCTAGGGTCCCTAGAAGTGGCCCTGTCTGTTCCTGGGTGGCTGGGAAGCTCACATGAGGGTGCACCTGGGCTCTTCCAAGAACAAAACATTGACCACTGGGGAGGcccacctgctcctcctctcccttcctatTCCCTTCCTAGTGGGGCTAGCAGGAGCGTGGCGGCTGAGCTCTTTCCTTTCCATAGGGAGTCCCCatgggagagaggcaggcccACCGCCCCTTTTCCTGCTGCCCCAACACACACGCACAACTGCCTCTGGTTTAGCAACCTCAGGCATGTCCAAGGTGAGAACGGGCTGCCAAAAGAGCCCACCAGCAGTCAGGGAGCACCACTCTTGAGTGAGGGGCATCCGTGTTGCATTTCCTCACCAACCACTGGCTGTCTGATGGGATAATGAGTGCCCATGGCCAGGGCGTTCCACCTCCACCAGGCCTCACTCAGACTGACCTGTTCCAGTCACAGCATGGTCTGGAGTGGCTGTGAAGGGGCTGCGAGCTCTCCACGAGGCCTTTACATTTCTTTGAACCTGTGCAACATCCCGTGGTCATTTACAGAAGAAGAATGTGTGACCAgcccatggtcacacagagaCCCAGGGTGGCAAAGCTGGGTGCTCCTTTCTCTATCCACTTATCCTCCTACGCCCACCCCAAATTCAAGTCCAGTCCTCACTAGTGAAGCTGGCAGAGTCTTGACTTTGTACCCTTCTAAGGGCAACCCTACCAGCCATCTAGGGTACTTGCAGGGGCCCCTTTTCTCCCAGGGTCAACGGCACCCACCACTATCAATGATGGAAGCCAGGGCCTAAGGGACAGAGGTGGCAACTTCCTGTATCTGAACAAGAAAGGCTCTGTCAACTGGGAGCTACCTTCTGACTGTCTGGCAGCCCCAGAGGATGGCTTGGAGGCAACCAGTGCACCAACAATCAAACGATGAGAACCTTTCATAGGCTTTGTCTCCTCCCCCCAAATGGACCATTTTATCCCATTTACAGACAACATTTTGCAACAGGGATCAGTGACAATCATTAACTTTTGCACAGTCACACAGCACAGAAGTACAAAGCCAGACCTGAACTTGAAAGTTAATGCGATCTGCCAGTGACTAGTTCTACGACCTCCCACCAGTTCCCTGACCTCTAAACATTGGTctcctcatccgtaaaatgggaataataacagtgCTATGCCACAGAGATGCTATTCTGTTTCTCCTTGGCCCTTCTTGTCAGATGCCTTGTTGATTGGTCTGTAACCATCTCCATTGTTAGCATTAGAAGCAAGACCTtgcccagccccttccctcccatGTCCTGAGAACCAAGGCTGTCAGTGTCTTAACATGGTTCCTCCACAGAGGAAGTCGGTATTAACTACTGTTACTATTTGATTCTGATTCCCAATCCCATGTgttttcaactcatttaatcTCTAAAAATGCATTAAGTGTCCTGTGCCCACCGAGTCCAGTTTTGATGGCTGTGCAAATACGTCGAAGGGTAAGGCTCTAAGAACCCAGCTGGGTGGTACTAGCATCCTATTCTCCCCGGCAGGTTGAAGTACCAGGGACTGTGCCCCCCCATCCCTCGGACAGAGGAGGACTTTGATCCTGGTGCCAAGTTCCACATCTCTGCCAGTGTGCCCTACCTACGGTAACAGTCTGGGCCCTGCCAACAGAACCAGCTCTGGGAGTTGGGGGTTGGAGACCTAGGAATCAGGCTGAGGATTTCCAGGAAGGCCCTAGATCCAAAGGTctccctgtcccccctcccccatctcttccATTGGGTTGAAGAGCCTCCTGAGGGCCACACCCTGGGATAATTTGGGCTTTTAGATCAGGTCCCGCATGGAGGGCTGAGATGTTGGGAATATTCTAAAGCACCCCTGCTGTCCCCaagaggagagcaggagaggaggaggcaaggGCTGCTTCAGAAGGAAGGAGAGCCCCTGCAGTATTCTCAGGCCAGGCTAAGGTGGGACCTTGCCAGAGGAGCCTCTGCCCAGCAAGACTGGGCCCTAGAGGAGCCCTCGTACCACTGCATGTGAGAGTTGCCAGGCTCCAAATGGCTCTGGGCTTCCCACCCCTGACACCAGCTCCCCAGCCTGCCCTCACATTTCTCTACCCAGGTACTTCCTCAGCCTCGTGCTCCAGTTCCAGTTCCACGAGTCTTTGTGCAAGGCCTCAGGCCATATAGGGCCACTGCACCGGTGTGACATCTATAACTCCAAGAAGGCTGGGAAGCTCCTGGAGTGAGTGCTCTCCTTCCTCACTTGTTCTCAACTCTTCTGCTGCTGGCTGGAAGCCTGTCCCTGGACCCCTCTCCTCCCTAAGCCACCCTAGGCACCCTGAGCAAGCCTTATAGTTTGGTGGAAGTTTGTCTTTGTGTCATACTGTAGTCTCTCCTACAGTAATTGGAGCCCATTTCCTTGTGTGTAGCCCTTTATGGTCAAGAGAAATGGCTTagcccctcctgccctctctctctctctctctgtctctctctctgtctctctctcacacacacacatacacagagtcaTTCTCACAcccacatacatgcacacactcataTGCAAACTTCACACAGTcaccaccacacatacacacacgtgtgtacatgtgcacCCACATGCACAGACTCACACTCGCACATACCAATAAATAAGACTATCCCAGGTGGGAAGTCACTGCCGGAGTCCTGCCTCAGCCTTCAGACTTTCATCTGAATCCCTTCATCCTTTCCTCTCAAGGTGCTTGCCTACCCTTAGCAGCATCTGATGCACCCTTGGGTGCATACTGCTTTTCCCACCTCTTCTTGGAGGTGCCTGCATCCAGCTCCCAGGCTGATCCGGTTGCTTTCACACCAACCTTCAGGGTGCTCTGGTCAGCATGTAGTCCACTTCGACTCCCTACCCCAAATCTTTTTTCCTGCACTTTGCCTCCAGCCATCCTTTCCATTCCTGCCTCTGTGGGGTTGGTTTTGGTCCTGAAGCAAACATGGAAGGGTGGGAGGCTGACCCGATGGTGGGAAGCATTTGCTAGTAGAGGCTAGGCTCTCTCAGGAGCACTCTTACAAGGTCTCACGTTAGCAGCTTATAACGTGCAAAGTGGATATGATTAGCCACATTTCATAAATAATGAAGCTAAAGCTAAGAGAAATAATGTGATTGCACATCACTCATCTAGCAAATGCAAAATCAGACTTCGAGTCTCAAATGGACTGTAGAACACATTCTTATCCATGCTGTTGCCTCCACTAATCAAGGGATACAGGTCTGGTCCGAGGTTAGATCTAGGTCTCTAGATCTCGGTCTAGAGCAGCTAGACCTAGCAGGTCTAGGTCTGCTGGCTCTAAAATCAGTGCTCCAACCACTGAGATGCAGCCACCCACTGACATGGTCTTTTCCTCACTAATTTTCAACCCACTTCAGTAGATCCATTGCCCTAATTGGTCAAGGTCATCTTGAGTTTTACTCCTCTATCCCAGAGGATTAATATAGCCACATCATTTGGTATCCTTTGTGAATTTAATGAGCATATTTGTGATTCCACCACGCAGTTTGTCAGTAACCACTAGGCCAGATGGCGTTGCAGAACTGATCCCCTCCCTGGCTTTGCTCCCAGGGAGGGCTGCACCTTGCATGCTGATTATCAACCTAGTCTGTttgcttttccatcttttcacACTATGGGGGTTTATTGTAGCCAACTGTCCATGTTTGAGCTTTCCTGAATGTGTGGAACATGAGGGGCCTCTCTGCTCTCTGCATTCGTGTCTCTAGCTGcccatcatttattcattcagcaaacagtCACTTGTGCACATGCCAATCAGCCTACCCTGTGTCCAGCAGGGGGCAATGGGCCACAGGATAAATCAATACCATAATACAAGAAAGGAGCAGGTGCAGTAGGAAAGGGCTTTGGTGAACATGCAGAGGGTGAAGAGGTCATGTCAGGCGACCAAGGAGGGATCTCTGTCCCCAAAAGTAGGTGTGCAAGAAATAGCAGACATGTTTTCTACACATCAACTCACTTTTAATGCTGAGCCTTCACCACTTGATTGGTGGGACATTTGACCTCCGTCATCCTCACTTTCCCCTCTCCTACCACCACCCCACCAAACCAGGCCACACAAGGCTCACAGGATCTGACTTGGCACCAAGGCATGTAGAGGCCCTGCCAGTCATCACTGGTCATTGTTCATCCATCCTCACACATTGACATCAAACCCCTGGATTCCAGGGAAGACCCCAAGTTCCACGTTTAGGACTTTGAATGCTATCTCGATATCttctgggcagagggcagaggagagggctCTGAGAAAGGGGGATGTCGTGAGATTTGGGGAAGTGAGACAGCAGCAGAGTGGAATATaggttgtgtgtgtggggggacgAGTACTtgtggaggagaagagggagggcaAGATTCTTGGCTGCTCTTTTACCTAATATATCTTAGAATTTGACTCATCTTCCTATATGTGATTGCTCTGGATTGGTTCTGCTGGGAATGGAGAGTTGAGGTGGACTTGGTCCAAGTTCCCAAAGCCCTTGGCTCGTCTGGCCAGCCATGGTAGGCCTGACCTTGTCCATGGGGCCCGTAGCTGGCATCTTGGAGCTGAGGGTTCCAGGAAGTGACCAGTTGCTACCTTTGCCAGTCTCGCATGCTGGCCACATTGGCTGTGAGCTGGGCTTTAGTCAAACCTCTTGTCCCACCGAGCCTGAAGGACTGTTTCAAATAGGTAGATGATTTCCAAAGGTCGAAAATTTCATCCCCCATCAGATCCTTCCTTGCCCCCAGGACCCAGTATCTGATAAAATCCTCTTACCTGCAGCAGTTAGTtgtgagattttgttttgtttttcttttagtcttgATAACTTTTCTCCTGAACTTCTctaggatctttttttaaaaagatttatttatttatttattcatgagagacccagagagacaggcagagagatacaggcagagggagaggcaggctccatgcagggagcccgacgtgggacttgatcccggaactccaggatcacgccctgagctgaaggcagatgctcaaccactgagccacccaggtgtccctctctagGATCTTAACTATGTATTTCCCTCATGGTTTCTGTCAAGGGTCCACTAAACTTTAGTTTCCCTGTCGATCTTTCTCCTTTGGTTATGAAGCAATGCATGCAAATATGTGCGTGCTACAAAGCCCTCTTTCACCACCAACATGTGGCTTGATCTGCACCACAGTGAAAGGCGGATATTAATAGGGCCCATTTTACTGATAGAGAAACTGAGGTTAAGAGGGGATGAGTTGATGGCTTGAGGTTATAGGCCCATAAGTAGCACTGCTGAATCTTGAAGCTGTTCCTGTTTGTCTAGACTCCATGGTCTGACTTGTGGGTCTCTAGAGCCCATCTCTCTCCTGGTTAGATGGGGATACAGATTAAGAAGGATCAATGAATGCCTCCCCACTGCCTCCATAGGGGGCCCTGGTGGGGAGCAGCCCAGAGCCCTGGCTTCAGCACATTCTGTACCCCCACCAAGCCTCAGGCTGGTCCCCTTGCCACCAAACACTGGAGTACTTTGAGACACAGCTGACATTTGTGCAGTGCTCCAGGCAGTACACAGAACACATCCCACGCTCTCGATCTCCCTAATCCTCTCAAACGCTCCCTATGAGACCAGAAAGGAGTGGCTCCTCCCCTACTGACACAGAGCACCTTATGGGAAACAGCGCCTCAAGACTTTATGCCTATCTGAGTCCAGGAGAATAATAATCATCACAGTGGCAATAACAATAAcaagcagctaacatttattgccTGCCTACTATGATCCCAGCATTGTGTCTATTTAATCATCATGCCAGTCCGAGGAAATAGtgctgttatctccattttacgaatatgaaaactgagactcagataggttaagtcacttgcctgAGGCCCCacaggattcgaacccaggtcaGTCTCATTTCAGAGCTTGTGATTTTATCCACTGCACTGAGCTCTATGGGAAGATGTCTTTTCTCCTGAACTtctctagaatattttttttaagattttttatttatttattcatgagagattcagagaggcagagatacaggcagagggagaggcaggctccatgcagggagcccgatgtgggactcgatcccggaactccaggatcatgccctgagccatagGGCAGGGTTGGGCACACTGAGGAAATCTCAGCAACACCAGCTGATGCTCCCACACAGCCTCACAGCTGTATCCACTCTCCCAGGGATGTCCTAAAGCTGGGTTCAAGCAAGCCCTGGCCAGAAGTCCTGCAGAAGATAACTGGGCAGACCCAAATGTCTACAAAGGCCCTCATGACCTACTTCAAGCCCCTGCTGAATTGGCTGGTCACCGAGAATGTGCGGCAGGGGGAGATCTTGGGCTGGCCAGACTTCAGCTGTACCTTTGAAGGTTTGATAATCTGACCCTGATGCCAGCTCTGGTATAGCCGCAAGCCCTACTCTAGCCTGCCCTGGGCCAGTCCCCACCCCAATCCAGCCTTAACCCTTAGCCTGTCTATGACCTGGCTCCAACAAACAACAGCATTGTTCCTACGTGACCCCATCTGCACCTGATGCAGCCTTGGCAAGACCACGGCCCATGGCCTAGCCACTGGCTCAGTTGCTTCCTTGCACAGCATTCAGTTAGAGTGCCAGGTTGGCATCTGAGCACAGGGTGGGCTTCTTTTCTCCTGAACCTTGCACGGAGCCACCACTGGGCACCATGGGGATGGAGCACTAGCTATGCccatctccccctcctctcccttctacTCCTCTTTCTCACCCTCCTTCCAGGGCAATGCCCTCACCTATGCCTTGGAAGGTAGGTGcctgaggctgagggaggaggccaGTGGCAGTCAGGTACTCTGATTTCCATGGGGCACCCCAGGGCTCCCTTCCTCATTTTATCTGTTCTGTAAGACTCCCGTATCTTCTacagaaaaagacacagagaaggtgGCATTTCTGAATCTAGAGCTGGACCCTGACCAGGCCAAATATGGGCAGTGGGTGCTGCTGGCTCTCAGCTTTATCATGTTCCTGGCAGCCCTAGTGCTGGCCTACAGGCTATACTTCCTGGAAAAAAAGTCACTGCCCCAGGCAACCAATGCTCCGGCCACGGACGCCCAGGCCAGCGGTTCCCGGGATACCAGCACACCTGAGACACAGCCTAAGGCCTACTTCCTGGGCATAGCCATGGACCCCCGCCTAGTTGCCAAAAGACAGTGGATCCTGCTAAGCCTCTGCCTCATCCTGATGCTGTGCTCAATCGGCCTGACCATTCGGGTTTTCATGCAGCACTACAGGAAGCCTCCGTGGATGAGAGCTGAATGGTGGAGCTGGGACTAGACACCCGTATGACTGGTGAGGCTGGAGGGCAAGAGGAGGGTGACCAAGGCAGAGAGGACTAGAGCGCTGGAGAGGGGACAACTTGCATGCATAGTGTCTAACTGCAGTGGGTGCAACTGTGGCAGATCTGGGTACATGGGGGTTTGTAATTGTGTGTATGGAACTGATGTATGTGAAGTCATGTGCACCAGCTACTGACTCTGTGAGTCCATGTGTACCTTGGATGCCAGACCAACCTCCTTCCCCTAGGGAGGGCTCAGGAACCATGGTTTTAGTGACCCAGTGATTGTCTCCCTCCAATCCATCCCCTACCCCAATTCATGTCCCAGACTTCTTCACACAGTCTTGTTTTCTTCAGGAGCCCAGATGTGGGGCTGGGCCAGGACTGCAGTGCCCAAGGTTTCTGGCTAGAAACAGGACACTGCTTCAGTCCCTGTATAAAATGTAGAACTGGACATTCTGTACACATCACTGGTGCCCAGTTCACAAGTACTGTGCTCTATATGCTATCCAGCACATCTTTCTGCTGATTCTCTGGTCTATTCTGTGTTGAGCTGCATAATCCAACCCCAAAAGCTGCTTGTCAGCTTTATGAGATGCAAGTATCCTCACAAACTATCCCatggccctccctgccccactccagGCCCTCCCAAATAGAGACAGTGGGTAGCTGGGCACCAAGCCAGGCTTGATTaatgattgacttatttaatatttaaacaaagcTCATCTCCAGCCACTCTGCTCCAGAGATGGCCTTGTTCAACACACACACCTGCTGCCTGGACTGTTGCCCTGGGAATCAAGCACAGG
This window harbors:
- the LOC121474014 gene encoding angiotensin-converting enzyme-like protein Ace3, with protein sequence MMSTSFSTGRFYNETVAKAFLQFYDQTAQIVWSQFMEATWNYVTNITKKNREEMLHKDSERSKHMLYFGTRARLFKTSRFQDPDVKRLLSKLLNIDKAALPQDELREYNQLLAYMETTYSMAQVCLNEGPCMPLEPDLQEVMATSRDQKELLWAWQGWRDAVGRQLRITFERYVQLSNKAANLNGYKDMGALWRSKYESETLEDDLEQLYQELQPLYLNLHAYVRRALHRHYGPELIDPRGPIPAHLLGNMWAQSWVNILDLVLPFPKKPPEDITKIMKSQHWKPSKMFEEAEKFFTSLGMLSTPPSFWKNSMMERPADGREVECHASAWDFYNGRDFRIKKCTEVTVEDLLSIFHQMGHIQYFLQYRNLSVIFRAGANPAFEEAVGSVITLSASSHKYLLNRGLLSHQHQDSEEEVNFLMSVALEKIAFIPFSYLMDLFRWKVFDGTIQKDVYNQEWWNLRLKYQGLCPPIPRTEEDFDPGAKFHISASVPYLRYFLSLVLQFQFHESLCKASGHIGPLHRCDIYNSKKAGKLLEDVLKLGSSKPWPEVLQKITGQTQMSTKALMTYFKPLLNWLVTENVRQGEILGWPDFSCTFEEKDTEKVAFLNLELDPDQAKYGQWVLLALSFIMFLAALVLAYRLYFLEKKSLPQATNAPATDAQASGSRDTSTPETQPKAYFLGIAMDPRLVAKRQWILLSLCLILMLCSIGLTIRVFMQHYRKPPWMRAEWWSWD